From the genome of Nicotiana sylvestris chromosome 2, ASM39365v2, whole genome shotgun sequence, one region includes:
- the LOC138884970 gene encoding uncharacterized mitochondrial protein AtMg00810-like yields MLDYSYFSRKKGNSVVFVAVYMDDVILTSKDTEEILSLKKFLDKTFKIKDLGKLHYFLGIKVLYIAGGVLLTQRKFAQYLLKEHNSLRCPSMSSPLDSSIKLRADDGIREDPSHYRKLIRKLNFLTNTKLDIAYSMQHLSQYM; encoded by the coding sequence ATGTTGGACTACTCATATTTCTCCAGAAAGAAAGGGAATTCAGTGGTTTTTGTAGCAGTTTATATGGATGATGTTATATTGACTAGCAAAGATACGGAGGAAATCCTTTCACTAAAGAAGTTCTTAGATAAGACATTCAAAATAAAGGATCTAGGTAAACTTCACTACTTTCTAGGAATAAAAGTATTGTACATTGCAGGCGGTGTTCTGCTTACACAAAGGAAGTTTGCTCAATATCTACTAAAAGAACACAATAGTTTAAGATGTCCTTCAATGTCCTCACCTCTTGACTCTTCAATTAAACTCAGAGCAGATGATGGGATAAGAGAAGACCCATCTCATTACAGGAAACTGATAAGGAAACTGAACTTTCTCACTAACACCAAACTTGACATTGCCTATAGTATGCAACACCTAAGTCAATACATGTAG